The DNA segment TCCATCCAGCAGCCCATCGACTTGCAGACCGAGGAGACCACGCCCTCGGTGCGCACGGTCTGGTCGGCGAACTTCGTGGGCTCCTTCGTCAGGTCCGTGAGCGCCGTCGTCTTCGCCTCCGTCACGGGCTGACCGAACTTCTTCTGCGTGAGGGGCTTGATGCCCTCCGCGGTCGCGCCTTGCGGCTGCGCGGGCGCCTCCGTCGGCTTGGCCGGCGGCTCCCCCGACACCGTGGGCGCGGGCGCGTCGGGCTTGCTGCAAGCCGCGAGAAGGAGGGTGA comes from the Polyangium spumosum genome and includes:
- a CDS encoding DUF4920 domain-containing protein; translation: MHTSRLFVSLAGLTLLLAACSKPDAPAPTVSGEPPAKPTEAPAQPQGATAEGIKPLTQKKFGQPVTEAKTTALTDLTKEPTKFADQTVRTEGVVSSVCKSMGCWMEIADTSGKAHIKMAGHSFFVPRDASGHRAVIQGKVLAPEADKGVCGADDGCGQGGSAKMAQVNIEATGIEFLD